In a single window of the Helicobacter felis ATCC 49179 genome:
- a CDS encoding outer membrane protein has product MISKILKTLGFFCCVIGGLQAEKNGIFLAAGFQYSFLKTTLTGSFPLPDGASITPGQSSMYGAALRFGYKRFFRAQRRNGLRIYVYYNYGYASPTFAGLELNNNAYGVGIDYLFDFLDNVRVQAGIFAGFGLGGSSWTSNQDQMFKKLVASYPNAAVNFSYFQLPLQWGLRVNMNRHHGMEIGVKIPLLHNFYFKDVIKGKTSGITFQRNTILYVQYVFAF; this is encoded by the coding sequence TTGATTTCTAAAATTCTTAAAACTCTTGGTTTTTTTTGTTGTGTCATCGGGGGCTTGCAGGCAGAAAAAAATGGCATTTTTCTAGCAGCAGGGTTTCAATACAGCTTTTTGAAAACCACGCTCACAGGAAGTTTTCCCCTGCCAGATGGGGCAAGCATCACGCCCGGGCAGAGTAGCATGTATGGTGCGGCCCTGCGTTTTGGCTATAAGCGTTTCTTTCGCGCACAAAGGCGCAATGGTTTACGAATCTATGTCTATTATAATTACGGCTATGCTAGCCCCACTTTTGCGGGTTTAGAGCTCAATAATAATGCCTATGGGGTGGGGATCGATTACTTGTTTGATTTTTTAGATAATGTGCGTGTTCAAGCCGGAATTTTTGCTGGCTTTGGCCTTGGGGGGAGTTCATGGACCAGTAATCAAGATCAAATGTTTAAAAAGCTTGTGGCTAGCTACCCCAATGCGGCGGTCAATTTTAGTTATTTTCAACTGCCCTTACAATGGGGGCTTAGAGTCAATATGAACCGTCACCATGGCATGGAAATAGGTGTAAAAATCCCCCTCTTGCATAATTTTTACTTTAAAGATGTGATCAAGGGCAAAACCAGCGGGATCACTTTTCAAAGAAATACGATTTTATATGTGCAATATGTCTTTGCCTTTTAG